One segment of Castanea sativa cultivar Marrone di Chiusa Pesio chromosome 3, ASM4071231v1 DNA contains the following:
- the LOC142628665 gene encoding uncharacterized protein At4g02000-like → MESLSDLWEKFSLLEFEGSHYVVEDSDGVSEYFLAARFYTGRMLSIEAIAKTLKGIWRTRRGFEVRDMGEHRVLFIFRDEVDVEQIMKGEPWTFDKHLVALQRVKKLTDLSKLKFETSFMWVQVHNLPIGITSTAVKSIVSAADKVFENSPDKEVYEGCNFVHFRVSIDITKPLCRGRKLALRDGQDSWVCFKYERMPNICHWCGKLTHMDRECPIWLKGKHTLKEVQQQFGSWMRAATPNLARKSVVRVAGFDENDSETEDRG, encoded by the coding sequence ATGGAGTCTCTCTCGGATCTGTGGGAGAAATTCTCATTATTGGAATTTGAAGGGAGTCATTATGTTGTGGAGGATAGTGATGGGGTAAGTGAATACTTCTTGGCAGCGAGGTTCTATACAGGTCGGATGCTAAGTATTGAGGCAATAGCCAAAACGCTGAAGGGTATATGGAGAACCAGAAGGGGTTTTGAAGTGAGGGACATGGGTGAACACAgggtgttatttatttttagggaTGAGGTAGATGTTGAGCAGATTATGAAAGGGGAACCTTGGACTTTTGACAAACACCTTGTGGCATTGCAAAGGGTAAAAAAACTTACGGATTTGAGCAAGCTGAAGTTTGAGACTTCTTTTATGTGGGTTCAAGTGCATAACTTACCTATCGGGATTACCTCTACTGCTGTGAAGAGCATTGTTTCTGCCGCAGATAAGGTGTTTGAGAATAGTCCGGACAAGGAGGTGTATGAAGGCTGCAACTTTGTCCATTTCAGGGTGAGTATTGATATTACTAAACCCTTGTGTCGGGGTAGAAAACTAGCTCTAAGGGATGGGCAAGACAGTTGGGTATGCTTCAAGTATGAGAGAATGCCCAATATTTGCCATTGGTGCGGCAAGCTCACTCACATGGATAGGGAATGCCCAATCTGGTTGAAGGGCAAGCATACTCTAAAGGAAGTTCAACAACAATTTGGGTCATGGATGAGGGCTGCAACACCAAACCTAGCTAGGAAATCGGTAGTTAGGGTGGCTGGTTTTGATGAGAATGATAGTGAAACAGAGGATAGGGGGTAG